The genomic DNA AACCAGTCTAACCagaggtggtcctcagtgtgtgaagctgactttgaccagcaggatgcagaggtggtctgtagggagctcggctgtggggctccttcagtcctccagggggcgctctatggagaagtggaggctccgatgtggaccaaagagttccagtgtggaggccatgagtctgctctcctggactgtagaagctcaggctcagctagaaacacctgctcacctggaaaagctgttggactcacctgctcaggtagaagaggagctgcagctttgatttgcttcatttctgttctgatgaaactcactttattgttttactgatgactctctggtttctgttcagagcctgtcaggttggtgggaggagccagtcgctgtgcaggaacactggagctgaaatatcagggagactggagaccagtgaTGGACTCTTACACTGGCTGGATGATAGAGGTTTCCTCTGGCTGGACCCTGAAGACAGCAGATGTTGTCTGTAGAGAtctggactgtggctctgctgtttctgtaggagagagaaaggagtccTCAGACAGACCTGTGTGGTGGATCAGCTCTGAGGGAGTGTGTAGAATCaggttcctcttcctccatcctggatctcacctgctcaggtaagcccaTCAGTGACATCCTCTATGACATCATGTATGGCAGTAATGTCTCCAGtgtgtcctctcctctgtctcagtgtctcagtGGTTTCCATTGGACTGAACTGTAAAGTTCTCCAGGACAGTGACGTCCTAAAGTGTAGAGAGGTGGGCTTGTTTCTGGAAGCTTCACCTGACAGGACACACCTGGAggaacctgtctgtctgtctgtctgtctctgtgtttggggACGTCCCACCAGGTGGATCCAGTCCCTCCTTTTACAGTCTGTCATCGCTCTGCTCCATGTTTGTTACCCGTGTCAGacctgtgacatcacttccttctTCAGGGGCCATTTTGTTGATGTGACCTTTCatcatctgtgtgtttacagaCCTGCTGCTTCAGCCCAACATCTCTGCGTCCTCCTCCGTGGACGGGGTCTCCGAGGCCCACCAGCAGGGCTTTCAGGTGTCCAGGGGCTCCACCTTAAACATCAGCTGCTCCATCCAGCCACAGTACCCAGGAGGCTCCTTCCAGCTcaccttcacctcctccatcataTCAACCAACTACACCCAGCCAGCTGTCAATCACTCtgcccacttcctgtttcctgccgCAGAGCCCGCCCACCAAGGAAGCTACAGCTGTGTTTATCGCGTCCATGTTTTTTCTCAAGACTTCTCCTCTGAGAGCCGTCggctgtctctcactgtctcaggtaagctgaagcagagcagctgaAACGTCACTGTTTCCATGCAGCTTTGGAAAAGATGATCCATCCGAACTGATTGTCAACGATCAGCTGATAGTTTCCAAGCATGTGGTGTTTCTGAGGGAGGGCGCAGCAACTGCAAAGACCCCGTCACCCCAGGTCTGGCACTTTGTCCTGATGGTTTCTAGTGTTGTTGCGTCCGAGGACCTGAGGCATCGTGTAGAGGTGTGGCGGGACAGGAACAAAACAAACTCCACTGTCACAGTTTgtgtggtgaggcaggttgatggacccaaacgcaggacactgAGCAGAGTTGGTACGGTacaaaaaggtttatttaacaTAAGGCAAGCACACTTACAGGCGGAGTGGCTGATAAACAGAGTACAAAAAATAAGGTTATCCAAAAAGAAAATCCTAAATCCAAAGAAACAGGTTCACAAGACGAGCGCGACAAGCAAGGCAGGACAAAAACAGGACAACACACCACAATGACTGGACAAacactaaacagaaacaccaggtatatatacacagggacgaGCAGgccgggagcaacacaggtgacagacatgagactaacgagacacaggcaggcaggggaaaacagagactgacatgcattattactggggtaacagacacaagcagaccGATCACAACAAAACTAAACAGACTGAGGATAGGACAAAACAGAACTCATAGCAGACATGggtaaaacacagaagtacacagactaACTATATAAGAGATACTGGACAACAGATAGAACCAAACCCAAAACGCAACAACTGTAAGACGGATACTGAACagatcaaaataacaaacactgaaGTACACGGACCAGGAGTAAATACTAAGACATTAACACCAGACTGGGAactaagacatggaaccaaaacacagactaaatagcTGATACCaaactgataaatgaataaacacagaACAGATGACGGGACTAacatgcagatacaaaaccaaaccctcagaatcaaaaccccaaaacacagcactcaggacaggatcgtgaaaTCCACAGAAAAGAAGCTTCAGGAGGATCACCAGAGGAGAGATCCCGCTTCAGATCAGACAGGCAGGAAACAGATGGACCAGTAGGACAACAACTATATTAACAAACACAATGAAGTGATCAAGAGCCAACTTTAATGTAAATATGAAGGGGAAGAAGTGAAGTTTAAGAGTCTCTGTCAGAACAATCTCAGAACCCATTCGCTGTCTGACGCCGATTTGAATGCAgatacatttataaaaagtaaACCACCGTCAGACGATAGCTGATACCCAGAGTTCATTTGGGCCACTGCATTCCTCTTTTGCTCTCCGTAAGGACCGTTTACCGTCATGAAACCAATGCCTGCTCAAACCTGATTGGTCGCACTCTAAACAGAAACCAGAACTGTGCCGATACCAAAACCTGGTCCCCTGCCTCCAGACTCTGCGTTCAGATATCTGTTGATAGAGATTACTGACGGACAGAATCCCACAGCTCCATGTTGAAGTGGTTTTGGGAGATTTCAGGTCTctacagtttgtgtttaatggGAGGTGATGGACTCATGATggtgtgtgatgtgatgtgatgactGTCCATGTGTTTGATCAGATCCAACAGGTCTTCTCATCATATTGGTCGTCCGGCCgctgactctgctgctgctgttggtgttGGTGACTGCTGCCCTTTATTTCTACTATAAGGTACCGACACGTGTCTGTTGTTCAGAGGACTGAGATGAAGCACTCGGTCTGTGTTTACTGAAGAACAGGAAGAGTGATGCACTAACTCTCATGTCTCTGTCATGTCTCTccaggccagcagggggcagaagCCGGGCAGGCAGGAGGACATTGAGCTGGAATATTATAACCTGGGTGTTTGTGCAGTTTAAGGAGGGCGACTGAAGAGGAAGGAGCTCAGGGAGCAGAGTAGGACCTCCAGGGATCATCTCAGCTGCCTCACAACCCACCATCAGCTCAGTCCAggattttacacttttatactGATGTTCCCTTTAAACAATCCGGCTGGAATTATTAGATTACATTAGAAACTCTATTTTTATTACTCTCAACATGAAAAGAGCAAAACCAACAGCGTGTCAGTCTTttcagacttcctgtctgtggctctcagctccaagcccattggttcctcctgaagacgtcaagctttaaaaaaagcttCCTCACAAATATGGAGTTTCATATTAAAACTAAGTATCAGGGTCCAAACACCCGGCACAGTTCAGAACCAGAGCCACGCCGACCCAGGAGGATCTGGTGTAGGCAGTGTGGATGAACCTTACCTGGCAGCAGGAGGGGGAAGAGGGGAAAATAATCTTTAAGATTCTCTACTCAAAGtgtctttattaaaatataaatcagcAAAAAGGTTCAAGCAACATAGCGTGGAATGGAAtcccctctttctttttctgtcttttccacCCTCAAAATACCAAAAActgaaactttgttttttaacaatttcATATTTGTGGATACAGAATATTTTGTCATGAAGGAATTTTGCTTTTAGCTTCTTTTATAATCACGTTGAATCCTTTAGTAATTAAGGAAGTTGCTTATTTCATTAGAATTTCTCTTTGCTTTTTACTTCGCATATTTTTTACGCATTTGCTGTGAAATATCCCCATAACTGACCAAATAATCTGAATAGATATATGAAgcttgaataaaaaaataaatgaataaaaatgagaCTAGCCTATCTAGTGCCTAGCCCCCCGAGTTGAGTGATGTGTTCAGTTTCCTTGTCTGTtaccacttcctgttttgtttcagttacTCATCTTGTGTCTCGTCTCAGGTCTTCGTCTGCCTTCCCTCCTAATGTGCTGCACCTGTGTCTCATTGTCTCCACTCCCTTTGTATATATAAACCCACCTTCCCTTGAGGTTTCTTTCCAGCCTCATTCCTTGTGTGATTCCCGTCTAGTCAGTGAGTTTGACCGTAGCTCTGTTTTTTGACCCCGACTCTCACCTTGTGTTCTGGATACCTTTACCTGGACTTTTGTATCATCCTGCAATAAAGTTATTGCTCATCTTATCGGAGTTGTGCATTGTGAGTTCATTTCTTGGGAGAGCCTGATAGTATGGTCTGGCCAAACAAGAGACTTTGCCGACTCCGAACCTATGAGGAAAGTTCTCTCAGCCATCCAGCAGGAGATGCGTGGTGTGTCTGAGCAGCAAACGGACCTTGGACCATCGTGTGCGAGCAGATTTCCCACCTGTCCAACCGGATACAGTTGCTGGCTCCCGCACCCTTAGCAGAACCTATCACCCCGGCGTTCCCCACTGTTGCTGTAGAAAACCTGCCTCCAGCTCCGCCCGCGCTCCCTGTGGCTTCAACCCATCTGTCTCGCCCTGAACGCTTTTCTGGTGAGTCCGGTGACTGTCGAGCCTTCCTTACTCAGTGTAGCCTGCATTTTGAGCTGCTCCTACCCCACTCATGGAGCTAAGATCGCCTATGTGATATCCCACTTATCAGGGCCGAGACGAGGCATGGCCGTCGAGGGAATGGGGTCAAGACTCTCCTGTCTGCCACTCCTTTTAGCTGTTTACCCGTGCCTTCACCCAGATTGTCCAGCACATTTCTCCTGGCAGGGAAGCAGCGAGAGCATTGATGGGACTCCGTCAAGGACAGCAGGGGTTGTGGATTGTGCCGTATAATTCTGCACACTAGCCGCAGAGAGTGGCTGGAACCAGTCAGCTCTGTGTGAAGAACCTGTTGCTGAAGATGGAGAGAATAATTCGAAGGGCTTTTCGAATTAATCGCGTATTGCGAGATGGACAGGATCCTTTAGCGCAGCGCGATAATATACTTATTGAGAGATCGTTTTTCTCGTGAGGGTGTCATATACATCATTAATTTGTTGGAACCACAACAAAAGTGTTGGTGTATTATGTAAAACTGCACAAAAGAGAACACAATGGCATTACAATGTACTACACTAGGGAAAAAATGTGATCAATAACatattgcaaaatatttttacattaagttATGCAGTTTTCACCTTCACAAGTCAAAGCAATTCATCACTACTCAATATTTATCAGTTGAAATGACTGTACCAGCCATTTGGATTATAGACATACCTAATTCAATGCAGCAACAAATTATTTACAGTGCAGCAAGATAATTTAAAACTCATTTACTTTTTACTCTTTTTAAGGAAGAGCTGCCGGGGTAAAATGTGGGGGTGCAGAACCAccacctgttttttttctgctctgcCTTTTTCTTGGTTGCTGTTACAAACAGACGAAcacataatttaacatttattttggtaaaaCAGACTAAACAGTAGAAGTAGAAAAGATTACCATTTTGAAGAATATTCTTGTATTTCACTTTTACTTGTTCCCATGTTCTAGTGGGTCCTGAGGTGGCTCTGACATTAAGCAATaactaaattattaaaatacaagAATATATACTGTAATAAGTGATAGAACCATAACATGGAGCACTTACGCATTTAATTTGTCTGCAACTTTTTGCCAGCCCTCTCTCCTGGCTTTTGCACACTTTGAGGTGTTCCCTGACGTTTTAAGTAAGTTTTCAAATTCTGTATATCCTTCTAGCAATAACTCTTGCTCTGCTGCAGAGGAAAAACTGAGCGCGCTCTTTGGCCATGGTGAACAGCCAATAGCAGCGGATCAATGTTTCTACTATCGATACATATCCCCTTTTAAACCAGCACATGAACGTGCAATTATCTCCGATAACTCAATCCAGCTGTACTAATCATAACCGGCAGGTGTGTTCGAAGAACCCAATTAGCCAGATCATGATTAGGCCGATGATATTATCTTGGATGTCTCATTTGATCTCGGTTGTTTTAAGCAACGTACGAAGAATGGGCCCCTGATCtgtcttattttgatatggtctgtgtttagtgtttagtAACCTGTATCCTGTCTGTTAGTTCAGaatccctctgcctgcctgtctcattAGTCCTGATCCCTCTCATCGGTGTTTCTCCCGCCTGCTTGTTAGTCCCAGGTGTTAAATGTttactgtttctgttcagtctctgtccggtcattgtcgtGTCTGGAGTATCTTGCCTGTTTCTGTGCTGCTCGATCTGTTGGATCAACTGCCTGTAAGCCTTGTTCTTATAGAGATATCAGTTATTTCTCTAAATACGTGCAAAAGTCAAAGAATGAAGTTTTCTAACTTCTGGAACAGAACCTggtttcacagcagcagattcTGAATGATGCTACAAACACTCTTCAACAACAAGATGTTCATCATACAGCTGCAACGATTTatcaattaaatgaaaataaatactagcCCCAACAACACAAAACGCTCGTTGATTATTGACACCCTTCTTCATCCCTGTAACCCTAGAAAACCATTTATATctgattttaaactgatttatgtCTGGACGTTGCTTTAgttagggcctgagcacgaaACTTGTggggtccctattgaaactaaAGGATTAAGGACTAAAGcaacctcaattttgggggcctaaacatactcaaactcaccaaactattttatgggtttcacgCATGGACGTGGCAAGATGGCTcactagcgccccctacagagtaGCCCCCGaacaaagtttcacctacgtgtatGACATTTCTGTGGtatgtgtatcatgtccagacgtacaaaaaagcctcttagAGCGATGCCagacacccaacaggaagttggccattttggatttaatggttatttttggtgatttactttgtactttaatgaactcctcctaggaGTTTAGTCCAACCAACTTCAGATTTTTGCTGTGTACTCTAAACGCATTGATGATAAGTTATTCTGAGTTATTCGGTTATTATTACCAGTCGACCAGTTTGCCTATGGCGTGCTGTCAAGTATtgatgatttgccatgaaacaggaagttgttataacttcagtatacatgctcacatctggaccaaattTGATATGTATATTAAGGgacccaccctgaacacatccatatgccagtATTTACTCAGTGTCATAGTGTCACCTGCTGGCAACcggaaatgacacgttttatgttgtaatgtactactcctagcaggttagatgtatcaacttcaaaactgtcccagttCAAAACCCTaaacacattgatgaagccatgttgtaaaacttgtacACTTTGCAGTTAACGGTGTGGCGGCGGCGTAGTGGTAAATTTATACTCTttgccatgaaagaggaagttgttttaacttcagtgtacattctcacatctgcaccaaactttacaggCTTCATTACAGTCCTGccccaaacacatctacatgttcaGTTATAGTCGTAGTgcgaagtgctatgtagcgccacataggggacacaggaagtgatgattaacacatTTATGCAGCGTCTGAAGCCCGTGGCAAATTCACtgggcttcctcccaccatccaaagacatgtggactaggttaattggtgtctccaaaattgtcctttggtgtgtgagtgtgagtgtttgtctgtctgtgtggccctgcgatagactagcaacctgtccagggtgtactctgcctttcgcccaatgtcagctggaccctgtacacaggataagcagttgacgatggatggatgactgtAAGAAGAATGAGTGAATGTGATCCCTATACCCAGCGCTGTGAATAATCCATATTGTTCTTTTTTGGAGAACAGATTTGTAGTTGTGTCCCCAAATCTCAGGACAGTAATTGAAATATATTAAAACTACTGAACAGTACAAGATGTGGAGTGATTTTTGATCCAGAacctgttttgctttgtttaataCTGCAGTTGATCTTGATAGTTTAGATTGTACATGATGTCATCTATAATTACCCCAAGAAATTTATTTTCATGCACTCTTTCAGTTACAACCCCATCCATTTGTATGTTCACCTGAATAGTCATATTGCAATTCCCAAATgacattatttgttttattcaaatttgATGATGAATATTTATTTCTATGAAACCATATTTTTAGTTTGTTCATTTCTTTAGTGACGTCCTCCACTAGTTGCTGTAGGTTTTTACCTGAACGGAATATATTTGTATCATCTGCAAATAACATTAGATACTGAACATATGTCATTAATATACAAGATAAACAGTTTGGGGCCCAACCCTGACCCCTGGGGGCCACCAAAAGCAATGTCCAAACATACTGACCTGGAGCTTCCCAACTTTACGAACTGCTGTCTCGGACTGCTTGCCTGCCTGCAACAAGGCTTACATGAGGTGGAGGCAGATATTTTCCAAGCAGATTACAAAAAG from Micropterus dolomieu isolate WLL.071019.BEF.003 ecotype Adirondacks unplaced genomic scaffold, ASM2129224v1 contig_14308, whole genome shotgun sequence includes the following:
- the LOC123966815 gene encoding uncharacterized protein LOC123966815, which codes for ERERSPQTDLCGGSALRECVESGSSSSILDLTCSDLLLQPNISASSSVDGVSEAHQQGFQVSRGSTLNISCSIQPQYPGGSFQLTFTSSIISTNYTQPAVNHSAHFLFPAAEPAHQGSYSCVYRVHVFSQDFSSESRRLSLTVSDPTGLLIILVVRPLTLLLLLVLVTAALYFYYKASRGQKPGRQEDIELEYYNLGVCAV